A genomic region of uncultured Paludibaculum sp. contains the following coding sequences:
- the gltB gene encoding glutamate synthase large subunit has translation MQPEDYQPTGLPAPAGLYDPRNEHDACGIGFVVNIKGVKSHDIILKGIQILLNLTHRGACGCDPDTGDGAGVLIQIPHEFFLKECAGLGFTLPAPGEYGAGLVFLPVEPQQRLLCEGLIERIVREEGLEFLGWRDTPIDIESIGRVARASQPYIEQIFVRRAAGMDQDALERKLYVVRKRIEKEIVESEDVRDKGFFSIPSLSSRTIVYKGLLLAPQISRFYSDLSDPTCMSALCMVHQRFSTNTFPTWQLAHPFRYICHNGEINTVRGNAAWMAARQPILESPLFGADIKKLLPVIQPGGSDSATLDNVIELLTLAGRSLPHVMAMLIPEAWDADKTMNPDKRAFYEYHASLMEPWDGPAAVAFTDGRVVGATLDRNGLRPARYMVTKDGLLIMSSETGVLPVKPEDVEYKGRLQPGRMLFVDTTQGRIVPDEEIKRTLWERQPYGKWIEDQQIRLDGLPAPARVHESDHETVLMRQRAFGYTEEDLSKILIPMSEQGQEPVGSMGTDTPLACLSDRPQPLFHYFKQLFAQVTNPPIDPIREELVMSLTSYIGTERNILAETPQHAHTLRLDHPILTNYDLEKLRRVSWGEFLATTLPMLYRVEGGGRELERALSGLCRRASLAIKNGYTVLILSDRGVDDELAPIPSLLALSAVHNHLVREGTRTQVCLIIESGEPRETMHFSLLIGYGASAVNPYLAIETLENLDKRGYLPPGVTFEKALKNYKKAINKGLLKIFSKMGISTLQSYRGAQVFEAVGLSKALIDKYFTGTSSRIEGIGLDVIAEEASRKHKFAFTPLSDSETELDVGGAYHVRTRGEYHLINATTVSKLQHAVNKNSYANYQEYAEHINGQNRQLATLRGLMEFKWAAQPLPIDAVEPASEIVKRFASGAMSYGSISREAHETLAIAMNRIGGKSNTGEGGEDEARFQPDANGDWRRSAIKQVASGRFGVTANYLVNADELQIKVAQGAKPGEGGQLPGHKVDEVIARVRHSTPGVGLISPPPHHDIYSIEDLAQLIYDLKNVNPEARISVKLVAEVGVGTVAAGVSKAHADVVLISGDTGGTGASPLTSIKHAGAPWELGLAETQQVLVMNDLRSRIRVQTDGKLQTGRDVAIAALLGAEEFGFSTMPLIAMGCIMMRKCHLNTCPVGIATQDPKLRAKFTGTPEAVINFFFFIAEEMRQIMARLGFRTVDEMVGRVDRLEMRQALDHWKAKGIDLSSIFYNPPAPSRVARRCTTRQDHGIEEALDYKLIEHAADAIDHGTPVEFKLPVKNVHRTVGAMLSGAIAKKYGSAGLPDDTIKFNFTGSAGQSFGAFLANGVTLTLEGDANDYVGKGLSGGRIVVYPPRNSTFIPEDNILIGNVVLYGATTGEAFFNGMAGERFAVRNSGATAVVEGVGDHGCEYMTKGLVVVLGKTGKNFAAGMSGGIAYVLDMNGEFRSRLCNTASVDLDPMTESHDVDMVRSLVERHVELTGSPRGKWILENWYAMLPKFVKVFPHEFKRVVGAPRTADMPKVTLTRPLDANPSEVARA, from the coding sequence ATGCAGCCCGAAGACTATCAACCCACCGGATTACCGGCGCCCGCCGGTCTTTACGACCCCAGAAACGAGCATGACGCTTGCGGTATCGGTTTCGTGGTCAACATCAAAGGTGTTAAGTCCCACGATATCATCCTCAAAGGTATTCAGATCTTATTGAATCTCACCCACCGCGGCGCATGTGGGTGCGATCCCGACACCGGGGATGGCGCAGGCGTTCTCATTCAGATCCCGCACGAATTCTTTCTGAAGGAGTGCGCCGGCCTCGGCTTCACTCTGCCGGCGCCGGGGGAGTATGGCGCAGGCCTCGTCTTCCTGCCGGTTGAACCTCAGCAACGCCTGCTCTGTGAAGGACTCATCGAGCGGATCGTCCGCGAGGAAGGTCTCGAGTTTCTCGGTTGGCGCGACACGCCCATCGATATTGAATCGATCGGCCGGGTTGCGCGCGCCTCACAGCCCTACATCGAGCAGATCTTCGTTCGCCGGGCTGCCGGCATGGACCAGGATGCCCTCGAACGGAAACTCTATGTAGTCCGCAAGCGCATCGAAAAAGAGATTGTCGAATCGGAGGACGTGCGCGACAAGGGCTTCTTCAGTATCCCCTCGCTCTCCTCTCGCACCATCGTCTACAAGGGACTCCTGCTGGCGCCGCAGATCTCCCGCTTCTACAGCGACCTCTCCGATCCCACCTGCATGAGCGCGCTCTGCATGGTGCACCAGCGCTTTTCCACCAACACGTTCCCCACCTGGCAACTCGCTCATCCTTTCCGCTACATCTGCCACAACGGCGAAATCAATACCGTCCGCGGCAATGCGGCCTGGATGGCGGCCCGCCAGCCGATTCTGGAGTCGCCCCTCTTCGGTGCTGACATCAAGAAACTCCTGCCGGTCATCCAGCCCGGCGGTTCCGACTCCGCCACGCTCGACAACGTCATCGAGTTGCTCACCCTCGCTGGCCGCTCTCTGCCGCATGTCATGGCCATGCTCATCCCCGAAGCCTGGGATGCCGACAAGACCATGAATCCCGACAAGCGCGCGTTTTACGAATACCACGCGTCACTCATGGAGCCCTGGGACGGACCGGCCGCCGTCGCCTTCACCGACGGCCGCGTCGTCGGCGCGACACTCGATCGCAACGGTCTGCGCCCGGCGCGCTACATGGTCACCAAGGACGGTTTGCTCATCATGTCTTCGGAGACCGGCGTCTTGCCGGTCAAGCCGGAAGACGTTGAGTACAAAGGCCGGCTGCAGCCTGGCAGGATGCTCTTCGTCGATACGACGCAAGGGCGCATCGTGCCGGACGAAGAGATCAAGCGGACCCTCTGGGAGCGTCAGCCCTACGGTAAGTGGATTGAAGACCAACAGATCCGCCTCGACGGTCTGCCCGCTCCGGCCCGCGTCCACGAATCCGATCACGAGACGGTTCTCATGCGCCAACGCGCCTTCGGCTACACCGAAGAGGACCTCAGCAAGATCCTCATTCCCATGTCCGAACAGGGTCAGGAACCCGTCGGCTCCATGGGGACCGACACTCCGCTGGCCTGTCTCTCTGACCGGCCCCAGCCGCTTTTCCACTACTTCAAGCAGCTCTTTGCGCAGGTCACCAATCCGCCCATCGACCCCATCCGCGAAGAGTTGGTCATGTCGCTGACGTCCTACATCGGGACAGAGCGCAACATTCTCGCGGAGACACCGCAGCATGCGCACACGCTGCGGCTTGACCACCCGATCCTCACCAACTACGACCTCGAGAAATTGCGCCGCGTCAGCTGGGGCGAGTTCCTGGCCACGACGCTGCCCATGCTCTACCGCGTGGAAGGGGGGGGCAGGGAACTCGAGCGCGCTCTCAGCGGACTCTGCCGCCGCGCCTCACTTGCCATCAAGAACGGCTATACGGTGTTGATCCTGTCCGATCGCGGAGTGGACGACGAGTTGGCCCCTATCCCATCTCTGCTGGCACTGAGTGCTGTCCACAATCACCTGGTTCGCGAAGGCACCCGCACGCAGGTTTGTCTCATCATCGAATCCGGCGAGCCGCGCGAGACCATGCACTTCTCCCTGCTCATCGGCTACGGCGCCTCGGCAGTCAACCCCTATCTCGCCATCGAGACTCTCGAAAACCTCGACAAACGCGGCTACCTGCCGCCCGGCGTCACCTTCGAGAAGGCTCTCAAGAACTACAAGAAAGCCATCAACAAGGGGCTGCTCAAGATCTTCTCCAAGATGGGTATCTCCACCTTGCAGAGCTACCGCGGCGCCCAGGTTTTCGAGGCCGTTGGCCTCAGCAAAGCGCTCATCGATAAGTATTTCACCGGCACGTCCTCTCGCATCGAAGGCATCGGCCTCGACGTCATCGCCGAAGAGGCAAGCCGCAAGCACAAGTTCGCCTTCACTCCGCTCTCCGACTCGGAGACTGAGCTCGATGTCGGGGGCGCTTACCATGTTCGGACCCGTGGTGAGTACCACCTCATCAATGCCACGACGGTGTCCAAGCTGCAGCACGCCGTCAACAAGAACAGCTACGCCAACTATCAGGAGTACGCTGAGCACATCAACGGCCAGAACAGGCAACTCGCCACGCTGCGAGGGCTGATGGAGTTCAAGTGGGCCGCTCAGCCCCTGCCCATTGACGCCGTTGAACCGGCCTCCGAGATTGTCAAGCGTTTCGCCTCGGGCGCGATGAGCTACGGTTCCATCTCCCGGGAAGCCCACGAGACGCTGGCCATCGCCATGAACCGCATCGGCGGCAAGTCCAACACCGGTGAGGGCGGCGAAGACGAAGCCCGCTTCCAGCCCGACGCCAATGGCGACTGGCGCCGCTCCGCCATCAAACAGGTGGCCTCGGGCCGCTTCGGTGTCACCGCCAACTACCTCGTCAACGCCGACGAACTCCAGATCAAGGTCGCCCAGGGTGCAAAGCCTGGCGAGGGCGGCCAGTTGCCCGGACACAAGGTGGATGAGGTCATTGCCCGTGTCCGCCACTCCACACCCGGCGTGGGTCTCATCTCGCCGCCGCCGCACCACGACATCTACTCCATTGAGGATCTGGCGCAGCTCATCTACGACCTCAAGAACGTCAATCCGGAAGCCCGCATCTCCGTGAAGCTGGTGGCCGAGGTCGGCGTCGGCACCGTCGCCGCCGGTGTCTCCAAGGCGCATGCGGACGTCGTTCTCATCTCCGGCGACACGGGTGGCACCGGAGCCAGCCCGCTGACGTCCATCAAGCATGCCGGCGCTCCCTGGGAACTTGGTCTTGCCGAAACCCAGCAGGTGCTGGTCATGAACGACCTGCGCTCGCGCATCCGCGTGCAGACCGACGGCAAGCTCCAGACCGGCCGCGATGTCGCCATCGCTGCCCTCCTGGGCGCAGAGGAGTTCGGTTTTTCCACCATGCCGCTCATCGCCATGGGCTGCATCATGATGCGCAAGTGCCACCTCAATACCTGCCCCGTGGGCATCGCCACGCAGGACCCCAAACTGCGCGCGAAGTTCACCGGCACGCCAGAGGCGGTCATCAACTTCTTCTTTTTCATCGCCGAGGAGATGCGCCAGATCATGGCCCGCCTCGGCTTCCGCACCGTCGACGAGATGGTCGGCCGCGTCGATCGCCTGGAAATGCGCCAGGCGCTCGACCATTGGAAGGCCAAGGGCATCGACCTTTCCTCAATCTTCTACAATCCGCCGGCCCCCAGTCGCGTCGCCCGCCGCTGCACCACCAGGCAGGATCACGGCATCGAAGAAGCGCTCGACTACAAACTGATCGAGCACGCCGCCGACGCCATCGACCATGGGACTCCAGTCGAGTTCAAGCTGCCGGTCAAGAATGTTCACCGCACCGTCGGCGCCATGCTCTCCGGAGCCATTGCCAAGAAGTACGGCTCGGCCGGGCTGCCCGACGACACCATCAAGTTCAACTTCACCGGCTCTGCTGGACAGAGCTTCGGAGCGTTCCTCGCCAACGGCGTGACCCTCACGCTCGAAGGGGATGCCAACGACTATGTCGGCAAGGGCCTCTCCGGTGGCCGAATCGTCGTCTATCCGCCGCGCAACTCCACCTTCATCCCCGAGGACAACATACTCATCGGCAACGTCGTACTCTACGGCGCCACCACCGGCGAGGCCTTCTTCAATGGCATGGCGGGCGAACGTTTCGCGGTCCGCAACTCTGGTGCCACTGCCGTCGTCGAAGGCGTGGGCGACCACGGCTGCGAATACATGACCAAGGGCTTGGTCGTTGTTCTCGGCAAGACCGGCAAGAATTTCGCGGCCGGCATGTCCGGTGGCATCGCTTACGTCCTGGATATGAATGGCGAGTTCCGCTCACGCCTGTGCAACACCGCGAGCGTCGATCTGGACCCGATGACCGAATCGCACGATGTCGACATGGTGAGAAGCCTCGTCGAAAGGCATGTTGAATTGACCGGTTCGCCCCGCGGCAAGTGGATCCTCGAAAACTGGTATGCCATGTTGCCGAAGTTCGTGAAGGTGTTCCCGCACGAATTCAAGCGGGTGGTGGGCGCTCCGCGCACCGCCGACATGCCGAAAGTCACGCTCACCCGCCCTTTGGACGCCAACCCTTCGGAGGTGGCCCGTGCGTAA
- a CDS encoding LysR family transcriptional regulator, with protein sequence MDLTQLQLFKDIVQTRSISRGALQNGVTQSAASQTVQELERCLGAMLLDRSRRPLEVLPPGRLLYDFARDVLRRNQDFLVTLEELKGGAGGTVRVAAIYSVGISDMSRLEEEFYRRLPAAQLEVSYLRPEKVYQAVLDERVDLGLLSYPEATRDVIVLPWREEPMVVACSPDHPLAHAQKVHPKDLEDTEFIGFDEDLPISKDIDRFLRERGVRVHVVMRFDNIQSMKEALRLGHAVSILPSPMLRDEVAEGRLSTVPLDCNLIRPLGIIHRRRKTFPRAAQVFLDLLRDPAA encoded by the coding sequence GTGGATCTGACGCAACTCCAACTTTTCAAAGACATTGTGCAAACGCGGAGCATTAGCCGGGGCGCGCTGCAGAATGGTGTGACGCAATCCGCGGCGAGTCAAACCGTGCAGGAATTGGAGCGGTGCCTGGGCGCAATGCTGCTCGACCGGTCGCGCCGGCCGTTGGAAGTGCTGCCTCCGGGCCGTCTGCTGTACGACTTCGCGAGGGACGTGCTGCGGCGTAACCAGGATTTCCTCGTGACGCTGGAGGAACTGAAGGGTGGAGCAGGCGGCACGGTCCGGGTGGCTGCCATCTATTCTGTCGGTATCAGCGACATGTCACGGCTGGAGGAAGAGTTCTACCGAAGGCTGCCGGCCGCGCAACTGGAAGTGAGCTACCTACGCCCGGAGAAGGTGTATCAGGCGGTCCTGGACGAGCGAGTGGATCTGGGACTGCTGAGCTATCCGGAGGCGACCCGCGACGTGATTGTGTTGCCGTGGAGGGAGGAGCCCATGGTGGTGGCGTGTTCGCCCGACCATCCTCTAGCGCACGCGCAGAAGGTGCATCCGAAGGATCTGGAAGACACGGAGTTCATTGGGTTCGACGAAGATCTGCCCATTAGCAAGGATATTGACCGTTTCCTGCGCGAGCGGGGCGTGCGAGTGCATGTCGTGATGCGATTCGACAACATCCAGAGCATGAAGGAGGCGTTGCGGCTGGGCCATGCGGTCTCTATTCTGCCGTCGCCGATGCTGCGGGATGAGGTGGCAGAAGGCCGGCTCAGCACGGTGCCGTTGGACTGTAATCTGATCAGGCCGCTGGGCATCATTCACCGCCGGAGGAAGACGTTTCCTCGTGCCGCGCAAGTGTTCCTGGATTTATTGCGGGATCCGGCTGCCTAG